A portion of the Pseudopipra pipra isolate bDixPip1 chromosome 1, bDixPip1.hap1, whole genome shotgun sequence genome contains these proteins:
- the TCF24 gene encoding transcription factor 24: MDCGHLAGSSEEISSPGVEPDSLLPSAAGGNSCPPLVGGQRAGAPPGRPAAANAARERSRVQTLRHAFLELQKTLPSVPPDTKLSKLDVLLLATTYIAHLTRSLQDEEESPGEGLGTLRGDGYLHPVKKWPMRSRLYIGATGQFLTHSAQGDSANHGETSTTSQI, from the exons ATGGACTGTGGACACTTAGCTGGCAGCAGCGAGGAGATCTCCAGCCCGGGCGTAGAGCCCGATTCcctgctgccttctgctgcCGGCGGCAATTCCTGCCCTCCCTTGGTGGGTGGGCAGCGGGCTGGGGCACCCCCGGGCCGACCTGCGGCCGCCAACGCCGCTCGGGAGCGCAGCCGGGTCCAGACCCTGCGCCACGCCTTCCTCGAGCTGCAGAAGACTCTCCCCTCGGTGCCGCCCGACACCAAGCTCTCCAAGCTGGATGTGCTCCTTCTGGCCACCACCTATATCGCGCACCTCACTCGCAGCCTGCAGGATGAGGAGGAGTCACCGGGAGAGGGCTTGGGCACCCTCCGAGGGGATGGATACCTCCACCCTGTCAAG AAGTGGCCCATGCGTTCCAGGTTATACATTGGAGCCACAGGACAGTTTCTGACTCACTCGGCACAAGGAGACAGCGCAAACCACGGGGAAACATCAACAACTTCACAAATCTAA